A DNA window from Scomber japonicus isolate fScoJap1 chromosome 14, fScoJap1.pri, whole genome shotgun sequence contains the following coding sequences:
- the sparcl2 gene encoding SPARC: MRDQRGRARRRQRRAEENLRPYIGRVEPEKLCKLLKCHSPVGSWCQVVQENGILIPKCVCPQSCPWQRAPVCSVLGKTYGNECSLHKEACRKRRRTGLAHIGPCLVPKAKCTEEELGQFPYRLLDWFLLLSRMGESYAPAAPPQSCLSHAQRTQLAQKRFALLDKNKDGKLSRRDLKKLHYKTMPLEHCATQFFQSCDRNRNRKVTLQEWTTCLVDHSEAWFYHFMSMRMGSRKLCPTIKENYL, translated from the exons atGAGGGATCAGAGAGGTAGGGCACGGCGCAGACAGAGACGAGCTGAAGAGAACCTGAGACCATATATTGGCAGAGTAGAGCCAG AAAAGCTTTGTAAGCTCCTGAAATGTCACAGTCCAGTGGGATCCTGGTGCCAAGTGGTTCAGGAAAATGGAATCCTCATCCCAAAGTGTGTTTGTCCTCAGTCTTGTCCATG GCAGAGGGCACCAGTGTGCAGTGTTCTGGGAAAGACCTATGGGAATGAATGTTCTCTGCATAAAGAAGCCTGCAGAAAGAGACGCCGCACTGGACTGGCTCACATAGGGCCCTGTCtgg TCCCAAAGGCTAAATGCACTGAGGAGGAGTTAGGCCAGTTTCCATACCGTCTCCTAGACTGGTTTCTGCTCCTGAGTCGAATGGGAGAGTCCTACGCACCTGCTGCCCCGCCCCAGAGCTGCCTCAGCCACGCTCAGAGGACCCAACTCGCACAG aaAAGGTTTGCCCTACTGGACAAGAACAAAGATGGGAAGTTGAGCCGCAGAGACCTGAAGAAGCTGCATTACAAGACGATGCCTCTGGAGCACTGTGCTACACAATTCTTTCA GTCATGTGACCGCAACAGGAACAGGAAAGTGACCCTGCAAGAGTGGACGACCTGTCTGGTGGATCATTCTGAGGCCTGGTTCTACCATTTCATGT CAATGCGAATGGGATCCCGCAAGCTGTGTCCTACAATCAAAGAGAACTACCTTTGA